In Stieleria varia, one genomic interval encodes:
- a CDS encoding hybrid sensor histidine kinase/response regulator: MNRSAEANLPSASPKRVICVGASETLPRDLTPGDVMELVGADVILDQLAEPAIEGVWISREQLPQLSELRGVCQSGVMLRDMPEGVALIDQENRVLWANRRLKRWVGKSDDDPVVGVSLYEWFGDPDVVGSDACPFHTAFATGEESSSTLQTNDNRFFQFRAAPIVGTEQSPQLVVTVNDITDEILQQQKLVAIHRAGRELADLRPSEIFMMEVDERIELLKENIRHYLQDLLDFEVIEIRLLEHATGNLVPLLSVGIDQEAADRQLFAHPQGNGITGYAASSGTSYICYDVVNDSLFIPGVADTRSSLTVPLILNDQVLGTINVESPEVAAFNESDLQFLEIFARDISYALNTLELLVAQKANTAQQSCNAIHSAVAMPVDEILNDAVNVMEDYIGHSPDMADRVRRILQNARDIKRTIQQIGQRLTPLEAVPPGVDSHEHETLRGRRILVVDEDEKVREDAHHLLERYGCVVETAHSGDEAVLMVRECSRDDDRYDVIISDIKLPDYSGFQLMMRLRQLMQHVPMVLMKGFGYDPGHSIVKARQNGLHPKALLFKPFRLDQLVDVVKVVIEQQKNSAAAGGNQSPETADASTSQR; encoded by the coding sequence ATGAATCGTTCCGCAGAAGCCAACTTGCCGAGCGCAAGTCCAAAACGCGTTATTTGCGTGGGGGCCTCGGAGACGTTGCCTCGCGATTTGACGCCCGGCGACGTGATGGAGCTTGTTGGAGCCGATGTCATACTTGACCAGCTCGCCGAGCCTGCCATCGAAGGCGTTTGGATCAGCCGCGAGCAACTGCCGCAATTGAGCGAGCTTCGTGGGGTCTGTCAGAGCGGCGTGATGCTGCGTGACATGCCCGAGGGAGTCGCGTTGATCGACCAAGAAAACCGTGTGCTGTGGGCCAATCGCCGTCTGAAGCGGTGGGTGGGTAAGTCGGACGATGATCCCGTCGTGGGTGTCAGCTTGTACGAGTGGTTCGGCGATCCCGATGTGGTGGGCTCCGACGCGTGCCCGTTTCATACAGCGTTCGCAACGGGCGAAGAGAGCAGCAGCACGCTGCAGACAAACGACAATCGATTTTTTCAATTTCGCGCCGCTCCGATCGTCGGGACCGAGCAGTCGCCTCAGTTGGTGGTCACGGTCAACGACATCACGGACGAGATCCTGCAGCAGCAGAAGCTCGTCGCGATCCATCGTGCGGGACGTGAGCTGGCGGACTTGCGACCTTCTGAGATCTTCATGATGGAGGTCGATGAGCGGATCGAGTTGCTCAAGGAAAACATCCGTCACTACTTGCAGGACTTGCTGGATTTTGAAGTCATCGAGATTCGCCTGCTTGAGCACGCGACGGGCAATCTGGTTCCCTTGTTGAGCGTCGGGATTGACCAAGAGGCTGCAGACCGACAGCTCTTCGCTCATCCGCAAGGAAACGGCATCACCGGATACGCCGCATCCAGCGGCACAAGCTACATCTGTTACGACGTCGTCAACGACTCGTTGTTCATCCCCGGCGTGGCGGATACGAGAAGCTCATTGACGGTGCCATTGATCCTGAACGACCAGGTGCTTGGTACGATCAACGTCGAGAGCCCAGAAGTCGCAGCGTTCAATGAGAGCGATCTGCAATTTTTGGAGATCTTTGCACGCGATATCAGCTACGCGTTGAATACGCTTGAGTTGCTTGTGGCGCAGAAAGCGAACACGGCGCAGCAGAGTTGCAACGCGATCCACAGCGCCGTTGCAATGCCTGTCGATGAAATCCTTAACGACGCCGTCAACGTGATGGAGGACTACATCGGCCACAGTCCCGACATGGCCGATCGCGTCCGCCGCATCCTGCAAAACGCCCGCGACATCAAACGCACCATTCAGCAAATCGGCCAGCGGTTGACTCCGTTGGAGGCCGTCCCACCTGGCGTGGATTCACACGAGCATGAAACACTTCGAGGGCGACGTATCTTGGTCGTCGACGAAGATGAAAAGGTGCGTGAGGACGCCCATCATTTGCTGGAGCGATACGGCTGCGTCGTGGAAACCGCACACAGCGGTGACGAAGCCGTCTTGATGGTGCGGGAATGCAGTCGAGACGATGATCGGTACGATGTGATCATCAGTGACATCAAGCTACCCGACTACAGCGGTTTTCAGTTGATGATGCGATTGCGACAACTGATGCAACACGTCCCCATGGTGCTGATGAAGGGTTTTGGGTACGACCCTGGTCACTCGATCGTCAAGGCTCGCCAGAACGGATTGCACCCCAAGGCGTTGTTGTTCAAACCGTTTCGCTTGGACCAATTGGTCGATGTCGTCAAGGTCGTTATCGAGCAGCAAAAGAATTCCGCAGCGGCCGGTGGCAATCAGTCTCCCGAGACAGCCGACGCGTCGACGTCACAGCGTTAA
- a CDS encoding neutral/alkaline non-lysosomal ceramidase N-terminal domain-containing protein has translation MTAYSLRLHIAAFVLSGLFLSASSHAADSQAVLRAGAAAIDISPQEFPLNMPGGFNANMAESVHDPFYARAMVLDDGSTSVAMVVVDNLGASPEVLNEAKAIAAEKTGMSTANMLICSTHTHSGPPLSVSSDSAPVIAYRNLFVSGVADSIIKAHAALQPASVGAAAHPLPDEVFNRRWYLKPGKMPLNPFGELDEVKMNPGTNPDVLDRPAGPVDPDITIISVQDQRRRPLALFANYSLHYVGATPRGQLSADYFGEFARLMPSRMRGGDSFVAMMSNGTSGDINNIPFLVTRPPREPFEQIRIVAQKAADTAWMAHRKIDKHDSNVPLGMLQREITLHYRRPTDQQLADARAIVALKDEAKIANLPRLATNYARRVINAAERKEDTVTVQLQAIRIGELAVCGIPFETIAEIGLELKDRSPFPQTMVIGLANGRHGYLPTPYQHRLGGYETWLGTNHVQKDASVIIVDNLLEMLAALHEPQ, from the coding sequence ATGACCGCTTACTCATTGCGTCTCCACATCGCTGCTTTTGTCCTGTCTGGGTTGTTCTTGTCTGCGTCGTCACATGCGGCCGACTCGCAAGCGGTATTGCGTGCCGGCGCGGCGGCCATCGACATCTCGCCGCAAGAATTTCCGCTGAACATGCCGGGCGGATTCAATGCCAACATGGCCGAGTCGGTGCATGACCCGTTCTATGCGCGGGCAATGGTGCTGGATGATGGCTCGACATCAGTGGCGATGGTCGTGGTGGACAATCTCGGGGCGTCGCCTGAGGTATTGAACGAAGCAAAAGCGATCGCGGCGGAGAAAACCGGTATGTCCACCGCCAACATGTTGATCTGCTCGACCCACACGCATTCGGGGCCGCCATTGAGCGTGTCCTCCGATTCGGCACCGGTGATTGCCTATCGAAATCTGTTTGTCAGCGGTGTCGCCGATTCGATCATCAAAGCACATGCCGCTCTGCAGCCGGCATCGGTTGGTGCGGCCGCCCATCCCTTGCCCGATGAAGTGTTCAATCGACGTTGGTACCTCAAGCCGGGCAAGATGCCATTGAATCCGTTTGGGGAGCTAGACGAAGTGAAGATGAACCCGGGAACCAATCCCGACGTGCTCGATCGTCCGGCCGGTCCTGTCGATCCCGATATCACAATCATCTCGGTCCAGGATCAGCGTCGGCGGCCTCTCGCTTTGTTCGCCAACTATTCCCTGCACTACGTCGGCGCGACGCCAAGGGGTCAACTTTCGGCGGACTACTTTGGCGAGTTTGCCCGCCTGATGCCGTCGCGAATGCGTGGAGGAGACTCGTTCGTTGCGATGATGTCCAACGGCACTTCCGGCGACATCAACAACATTCCGTTCTTGGTCACACGTCCGCCTCGTGAACCGTTCGAACAGATTCGTATTGTCGCGCAAAAGGCTGCCGATACCGCCTGGATGGCTCATCGCAAGATTGACAAGCACGATTCGAACGTGCCGCTGGGCATGCTGCAGCGGGAGATCACATTGCATTATCGTCGGCCAACGGATCAGCAATTGGCCGACGCACGTGCCATCGTCGCCTTGAAGGACGAAGCGAAAATCGCGAACTTGCCACGGCTAGCCACCAACTATGCCAGACGCGTCATCAACGCTGCGGAACGCAAAGAGGACACGGTGACGGTTCAATTGCAAGCCATCCGGATCGGCGAGCTAGCCGTTTGCGGAATCCCCTTCGAGACAATCGCCGAGATCGGCTTGGAGCTTAAGGATCGCAGCCCATTCCCGCAGACCATGGTGATCGGGTTGGCCAACGGCAGGCACGGCTATTTGCCCACGCCGTATCAACATCGACTGGGCGGTTATGAAACGTGGCTCGGCACCAACCATGTGCAAAAGGACGCATCAGTGATCATTGTTGACAACTTGCTCGAGATGCTGGCAGCGCTCCACGAACCTCAGTAA
- a CDS encoding zinc-dependent metalloprotease: protein MKYPTVLTAALFPFSLAAILLAAISLATPAYADLPTFDKVSEGFDAVPVSDQQNRKGLLGLWKREKDAQLLCELPKNVETKTYFIALTVSSGDRYAGLQSGDWVVKWRRYDDRLALIAPNFSIRSTGEPESKASVKRLFTDEVLLDVPILAMGPAGGPVIDLDSLLVGNATTFFGRSVRITNSRITSIASAKVFPENVEVAVEVVGSTSRFQTLHYSFSEVPSTSTYKPREADQRVGYFTTSYSDLGKYKEDETLVRYINRWNLQKRDPKLKLSPPTEPIRFYVEHTTPVRYRRWIKAGVDYWNKAFEKVGIVDAIKVEYQDADPANPAFMDLDPEDVRYNFIRWLNNDIGTAIGPSRVHPMTGEILDADIILTDGWIRHFNFNYEDLMPKLAMEGVSAETLAWLGDNPTWDPRVRMASPSHANMIQNALAREAQKPLAGFQMAQADPSLIGDDEYDGLLGHVSQKNGLCMASNARTLDLALARMDWALTLMADEEAEKKKKKEEKEAEVAAETVEGDADGEKKSDAKADAAPEKDEAKEDDDAKKDDDKDDQAKSVDKSDMLDDMPEWFVGPLLADLVAHEVGHTLGLRHNFKASSLLTLDEINSNDVKGKKTITASVMDYSPINFRYEAGEVQGDYAMIDIGPYDYWAIEYGYTFDDKTLPEILKRCVEPELQYATDEDTSGPDPLARRYDFSKDPLDYANEQMRLVKLYRERILDKFVKDGDSWDKARRGYELTLSLQTRSASMMANWVGGAFVNRDKKGDPGDRAPVEVVPAKQQRAALQFVIENTFYDKAYGLTPKLLERMSADQWLDNSSSFSVSGEATWPIHDRVLGLQSSALTWLMNPTTLRRVFDNEMRLDPDVDTLTLPELLSTLSQAAWSELDQECPADRNERKPMISSLRRDLQREHVQRLMDLVLQPSTRTAANKPISNLAGMELRELKDKIANRLKKCGDKMDSYTKAHLTEVGDRIDQALRAGYTFETQASRSSMMLILGEPTGEPAGK from the coding sequence ATGAAATACCCAACTGTCTTGACCGCCGCACTGTTCCCTTTTTCGCTGGCTGCAATTTTGCTGGCAGCAATATCGCTGGCAACGCCGGCGTACGCTGACCTGCCAACTTTCGACAAAGTCTCGGAGGGCTTTGACGCGGTCCCCGTATCGGATCAACAGAATCGGAAAGGACTCTTGGGACTGTGGAAACGCGAAAAAGACGCACAGCTCCTGTGCGAGCTTCCCAAGAACGTCGAGACCAAGACTTATTTCATCGCGTTGACGGTCAGCAGTGGCGACCGATACGCCGGTTTGCAGTCAGGGGATTGGGTGGTGAAGTGGCGGCGGTACGATGATCGCCTCGCATTGATCGCTCCCAACTTTTCGATTCGCTCCACCGGAGAGCCCGAATCCAAGGCATCCGTCAAACGCTTGTTCACAGACGAAGTCCTGCTGGACGTTCCGATCCTGGCGATGGGACCAGCGGGCGGTCCGGTGATCGATCTGGATTCGCTGTTGGTCGGCAATGCGACGACTTTCTTTGGTCGTAGCGTCCGCATCACGAACTCTCGCATCACGAGCATCGCGTCGGCAAAGGTTTTTCCAGAGAATGTCGAGGTGGCCGTTGAGGTGGTGGGGAGCACCAGTCGTTTTCAAACGCTGCACTATTCATTTAGCGAAGTCCCCAGCACGTCGACATACAAGCCGCGCGAAGCCGACCAACGGGTCGGATACTTCACGACGTCTTATTCGGACCTCGGCAAGTACAAAGAAGACGAGACGCTGGTTCGATACATCAATCGTTGGAACCTGCAAAAGCGAGACCCCAAGCTGAAGCTCAGTCCGCCGACGGAGCCGATTCGGTTCTACGTCGAACACACCACCCCGGTGCGATACCGTCGATGGATCAAGGCCGGCGTGGACTATTGGAACAAGGCATTTGAAAAGGTCGGCATCGTCGATGCGATCAAGGTCGAGTATCAAGATGCCGATCCGGCCAACCCGGCTTTCATGGATCTGGACCCCGAAGACGTGCGGTACAACTTCATCCGGTGGCTCAACAATGACATCGGTACCGCGATCGGCCCAAGTCGCGTCCATCCGATGACCGGCGAGATCTTGGACGCAGACATCATTCTGACCGACGGTTGGATTCGCCACTTCAATTTCAATTACGAAGACCTGATGCCCAAACTGGCGATGGAAGGCGTCAGCGCCGAAACGCTTGCTTGGCTCGGTGACAATCCGACATGGGACCCACGCGTCCGAATGGCTTCCCCGTCCCACGCAAACATGATTCAAAACGCGTTGGCAAGAGAAGCCCAAAAACCGCTGGCGGGTTTCCAAATGGCACAAGCCGATCCGTCGTTGATCGGTGACGACGAGTACGACGGATTGCTCGGGCATGTCAGTCAAAAGAACGGTCTCTGCATGGCTTCCAACGCCCGAACATTGGACTTGGCGCTTGCCCGCATGGACTGGGCGCTGACACTGATGGCCGACGAAGAAGCCGAGAAGAAGAAAAAGAAGGAAGAGAAAGAAGCCGAGGTCGCTGCCGAAACCGTTGAAGGTGACGCCGACGGCGAAAAGAAGTCCGATGCCAAAGCCGACGCGGCACCTGAAAAGGACGAAGCCAAGGAAGATGACGACGCAAAGAAGGACGACGACAAAGACGACCAAGCGAAGTCTGTCGACAAATCGGACATGCTGGACGACATGCCGGAATGGTTTGTCGGACCTCTGTTGGCCGACTTGGTCGCACACGAAGTCGGACACACACTCGGTCTGCGACACAACTTCAAAGCATCCTCGCTGCTGACTCTCGATGAAATCAACAGCAACGACGTCAAAGGCAAGAAGACCATCACGGCATCCGTCATGGATTACTCGCCCATCAACTTCCGTTACGAAGCCGGTGAGGTGCAAGGCGACTACGCCATGATCGACATCGGCCCCTACGACTACTGGGCGATCGAATACGGATACACCTTTGACGACAAAACACTGCCGGAAATCCTGAAACGTTGCGTCGAACCTGAATTGCAATACGCCACTGACGAAGACACCAGCGGGCCGGACCCACTGGCACGCCGATACGATTTCTCCAAGGACCCGCTGGACTACGCCAACGAGCAAATGCGTTTGGTCAAACTCTACCGGGAACGGATCTTGGACAAGTTTGTCAAAGACGGCGACAGTTGGGACAAGGCGCGACGCGGATACGAATTGACGCTTTCGCTGCAAACCCGATCCGCCAGCATGATGGCCAACTGGGTCGGCGGTGCGTTCGTTAATCGTGACAAAAAAGGTGACCCCGGTGACCGCGCTCCTGTCGAAGTCGTGCCGGCAAAACAACAGCGTGCCGCCCTGCAGTTCGTGATCGAGAATACGTTCTACGACAAAGCCTACGGTCTGACCCCCAAGCTGCTCGAGCGAATGAGCGCCGATCAGTGGCTGGACAACAGCAGCTCCTTCAGCGTTTCCGGCGAAGCAACTTGGCCGATTCATGATCGAGTCCTAGGGTTACAGTCTTCCGCCCTGACGTGGTTGATGAACCCGACCACCCTGCGTCGCGTGTTCGACAACGAAATGCGTTTGGACCCGGATGTCGACACGCTGACGCTCCCCGAGCTGCTCTCGACGCTCAGCCAAGCCGCGTGGTCTGAACTGGATCAAGAGTGCCCTGCCGATCGCAACGAACGCAAGCCAATGATCTCTTCATTGCGTCGTGATCTGCAACGGGAACACGTTCAACGACTGATGGACCTGGTATTGCAGCCCAGCACGCGGACGGCGGCCAACAAGCCGATCAGCAACTTGGCCGGTATGGAACTGCGTGAGCTGAAGGACAAGATCGCAAACCGATTGAAGAAATGTGGTGACAAGATGGACTCCTACACCAAAGCTCACCTGACCGAAGTCGGCGATCGCATTGATCAAGCTCTGCGTGCCGGATACACGTTCGAAACCCAAGCTTCTCGGTCGTCGATGATGCTGATCTTGGGCGAGCCGACGGGTGAGCCGGCTGGCAAGTGA
- a CDS encoding response regulator, whose product MPNAPHKILIADDNAANRELLEAYLVTVDCDIETSVDGQDTLDKVASFQPDLVLLDVMMPKLSGFEVCKQIKETPATSRVMVLMVTALNELGDIERAVTAGTDDFLSKPVNKVELLKRVENMLKFKNVEDELVRLQRYIQEMEDGQAAG is encoded by the coding sequence ATGCCCAACGCCCCGCACAAGATTTTGATCGCCGACGACAACGCGGCCAACCGCGAGCTCTTGGAGGCTTACTTGGTCACCGTCGACTGCGACATCGAAACATCGGTCGATGGACAGGACACTTTAGACAAAGTGGCTTCGTTTCAGCCCGATCTGGTGCTGCTGGACGTGATGATGCCGAAACTCAGCGGCTTTGAAGTCTGCAAGCAGATCAAGGAGACCCCGGCCACCAGTCGCGTCATGGTCCTGATGGTCACCGCGCTCAACGAACTGGGCGACATCGAACGAGCAGTGACCGCCGGAACGGACGACTTTCTCAGCAAGCCGGTCAACAAAGTCGAACTGCTCAAGCGTGTCGAGAACATGCTGAAGTTCAAGAATGTCGAAGACGAACTGGTCCGACTGCAGAGATACATCCAAGAAATGGAAGACGGCCAAGCAGCGGGTTAA
- the glyA gene encoding serine hydroxymethyltransferase has protein sequence MNPLQQQDPQIWDAIQAEATRQRDGLEMIASENYTSFAVMQAAGSVLTNKYAEGYPGRRYYGGCEHVDVVETLAIDRAKELFGAEHANVQPHSGSQANTAVYLSCLQPGDSVLGLDLAQGGHLTHGMKLNISGQLYQFHSYGVDPKDHRLDFDQVAALAKEHKPKLIVAGASAYPREIPHERFAEIAADVGAKLLVDMAHYAGLVAAKLHNSPVPYADYVTTTTHKTLRGPRGGLIMCREQFAKDINRSVFPGTQGGPLMHVIAGKAVCFAEAQSDAFARYGQAVIDNAQALAETLMSNGLSLVSGGTDNHLMLVDVTSLGLGGKKAEAVLDECGITVNMNMIPFDQRKPMDPSGIRIGTPALTTRGMGVDEMRRIGNWIYQSLASSDDGSLHKSIREEIRQMCESFPVPAASEAIAMA, from the coding sequence ATGAATCCGCTGCAACAGCAAGACCCTCAGATCTGGGACGCCATTCAAGCCGAAGCCACCCGTCAACGTGATGGCCTCGAGATGATCGCAAGCGAGAACTATACGAGTTTTGCGGTCATGCAAGCGGCCGGCAGCGTGCTGACGAACAAATACGCCGAAGGATACCCGGGTCGACGCTACTACGGCGGGTGCGAACACGTCGACGTCGTGGAAACCCTGGCGATCGATCGCGCCAAGGAACTTTTTGGTGCCGAGCACGCAAACGTCCAGCCCCACAGTGGTTCGCAAGCCAACACGGCGGTCTACCTGAGCTGCCTGCAACCTGGCGATTCGGTTCTCGGACTCGACCTAGCCCAAGGTGGACACCTGACACACGGAATGAAGCTGAACATCAGCGGTCAGCTCTATCAGTTCCACAGCTATGGCGTGGACCCCAAGGATCACCGCTTGGATTTTGACCAAGTGGCGGCCTTGGCCAAGGAGCACAAGCCGAAGCTGATCGTCGCGGGTGCGAGCGCCTATCCGCGTGAGATTCCACACGAGCGGTTCGCGGAAATCGCTGCCGATGTCGGCGCAAAACTACTGGTGGACATGGCCCACTACGCCGGGCTGGTCGCCGCGAAACTGCACAACAGCCCTGTTCCATACGCCGACTATGTCACCACCACGACGCACAAGACGCTGCGAGGACCGCGTGGCGGCCTGATCATGTGCCGTGAGCAATTCGCCAAGGACATCAACCGCAGCGTGTTCCCGGGAACCCAAGGCGGTCCCTTGATGCACGTCATTGCGGGCAAGGCGGTGTGCTTTGCCGAAGCCCAGTCGGACGCCTTTGCACGTTACGGACAAGCTGTCATTGACAACGCCCAAGCCTTGGCCGAAACCCTCATGTCCAATGGCCTTTCCCTGGTCAGCGGCGGGACGGACAACCACTTGATGCTCGTCGATGTGACGTCCCTGGGACTGGGCGGCAAGAAAGCTGAAGCCGTTCTGGACGAATGCGGCATCACGGTCAACATGAACATGATCCCGTTCGACCAACGCAAACCGATGGACCCCTCGGGTATCCGAATCGGAACCCCGGCACTGACCACCCGCGGCATGGGCGTGGACGAAATGCGTCGCATCGGAAATTGGATCTATCAATCGCTGGCCAGCAGCGATGACGGTTCGCTGCACAAGAGCATCCGTGAAGAGATCCGGCAGATGTGCGAATCATTCCCTGTTCCTGCGGCCAGCGAAGCAATCGCGATGGCTTGA
- a CDS encoding D-2-hydroxyacid dehydrogenase has product MRIVLCYPVHSGHIAQIQAAAPEAEIVDAGQERIDELLPTADIFIGHAKVPVDWQRVLQAGRLKWIQSSAAGLDHCLVPGVIDSDIIVSSASGLFAPQVAEQTFALLFGLLRQLPLFFRAEAKREFVRLPTDDLRGKTVGIVGLGGNGRAIAEMLSPWEVEILATDYFADVDCPQSVQRLMPADLLDEMLGQCDIVILALPLNASTLGMFDPDRFSKMRKGAYLINVARGSVVIESALVDALQSGHLSGAGLDVTEVEPLSPASLLWDDPKVIITPHVGAQSARRVDDTTNLACINLKRYLAGQSVFNRVDKTLGFPHPSVVYRGESQ; this is encoded by the coding sequence ATGCGCATCGTACTTTGCTACCCCGTCCATTCCGGCCACATCGCTCAAATTCAGGCAGCAGCACCGGAGGCAGAAATCGTCGACGCGGGTCAGGAGCGGATCGACGAATTGCTGCCCACTGCGGATATTTTCATCGGTCACGCAAAGGTGCCGGTCGATTGGCAGCGTGTGTTGCAGGCAGGTCGATTGAAATGGATCCAATCTTCCGCCGCAGGGCTGGATCACTGCCTAGTGCCTGGCGTGATCGACTCCGACATCATCGTCAGCAGTGCATCGGGGCTCTTCGCGCCCCAGGTAGCCGAGCAGACCTTTGCATTACTGTTTGGGTTGCTGAGGCAGTTGCCGCTCTTCTTTCGGGCGGAAGCAAAGCGGGAGTTTGTGCGTTTGCCGACCGATGATCTGCGTGGAAAAACTGTCGGGATCGTCGGGCTGGGAGGAAACGGCCGCGCCATCGCCGAGATGCTTTCACCGTGGGAGGTGGAGATTTTGGCAACGGATTACTTTGCCGATGTGGATTGTCCCCAAAGCGTTCAGCGTTTGATGCCCGCGGATCTCTTGGATGAGATGCTCGGGCAATGCGATATCGTGATCTTGGCATTGCCGCTCAACGCCAGCACGCTGGGCATGTTCGACCCGGACCGATTCAGCAAGATGCGAAAGGGCGCCTATCTGATCAATGTGGCCAGGGGCAGTGTGGTGATCGAATCCGCTCTGGTGGACGCCTTGCAGTCGGGGCATTTGTCCGGTGCCGGCTTGGATGTCACGGAGGTGGAGCCATTGTCGCCCGCGAGCCTGCTGTGGGATGATCCCAAGGTGATCATCACGCCGCACGTCGGCGCTCAGTCTGCTCGGCGTGTGGATGACACAACGAATTTGGCTTGCATCAATCTGAAACGTTACTTGGCGGGGCAGTCTGTTTTCAACCGAGTCGATAAGACCCTCGGGTTCCCGCATCCGTCGGTCGTTTACCGTGGAGAATCGCAGTGA
- a CDS encoding GIY-YIG nuclease family protein — MLADSMIQAKTSRLIGISAGILILVVLFLTPVWADADSPDFDSPDFEPSPQQVLAAFEQSHNGFSVDELILQDSLRESYLDRLMNKTTSTDRDRFERVALATLLQLRKSGKLTIRATRRGTAVTSDVIPVAEIATRVVMDRHRVSVDAILIDPELRAELHVEAQKLQQDIDLYQVRKAALQLRKRRALRPELVLRVADWQREVRTYSLAELSSLLEKDDVPHSPGVYLFRHPTEGYLYIGEAADLSTRLAQHLENSDRKSLAEFLIGSTPKQVTIELHVFPADSPASRLTVRRAYESELIRSRSPKFNVRP; from the coding sequence ATGTTAGCGGATTCAATGATTCAAGCGAAGACATCACGGCTGATCGGCATTTCGGCAGGAATCCTGATTCTGGTCGTCTTGTTCCTGACGCCGGTTTGGGCAGATGCGGACTCGCCCGACTTCGACTCACCCGACTTCGAACCGTCGCCTCAACAAGTCCTGGCTGCGTTCGAGCAGTCCCACAACGGATTCAGCGTCGACGAGCTGATCCTGCAAGACTCATTGCGTGAGTCGTATTTGGATCGCTTGATGAACAAAACAACGTCGACCGACCGTGACCGATTCGAGCGAGTTGCCCTGGCCACTTTGTTGCAGTTGCGGAAATCGGGCAAGCTGACGATTCGGGCGACCCGGCGTGGTACCGCGGTGACATCCGATGTCATCCCCGTCGCCGAGATCGCCACCCGCGTGGTCATGGATCGACACCGCGTTTCCGTGGATGCGATTCTCATCGACCCCGAGTTGAGAGCGGAGTTGCATGTCGAAGCCCAGAAGCTGCAGCAGGACATCGACCTCTACCAAGTTCGAAAGGCGGCACTGCAACTACGAAAGCGTCGTGCCCTGCGTCCCGAGCTCGTTTTGCGAGTGGCCGACTGGCAACGAGAGGTCCGCACGTATTCTCTGGCCGAACTATCCAGCTTGCTCGAAAAAGACGACGTACCACATTCTCCTGGCGTGTATCTGTTCCGACATCCGACCGAGGGGTATTTGTACATCGGCGAAGCAGCAGACTTGTCGACAAGGTTGGCACAGCATCTGGAGAACAGCGATCGCAAGTCGTTGGCTGAATTCCTGATCGGATCAACACCCAAACAGGTGACGATAGAACTGCACGTCTTTCCCGCCGATTCACCGGCCAGCCGACTGACCGTTCGCCGCGCTTACGAAAGCGAGTTGATTCGATCACGGTCGCCGAAATTCAATGTTCGACCGTGA